The following are from one region of the Stanieria sp. NIES-3757 genome:
- a CDS encoding ABC transporter, transmembrane region, with amino-acid sequence MAASKSLQQSIPGLWRVLRYFSPYIRKQQKLILISGIALVADVGLRVLEPWPLKFVFDYVLIQNQPPTNLPFLVNLPPIWLLTVSALAAIAIPALRALAAYWSTIGLAMVGSRVIAEVRERLYRHLQNLSLSYHTKARSGDLIVRVSSDASRLQEVLITAALPLLVSILTLFGMLGVMFWMDRDLTLLSLLTLPWFALLATRLSDRIRESSLKQRKREGAVAATAAESIAAIKLVKALSLQEPFAQIFAQQNQSSLNESVQTQQLASHLERTVDVVIAIGTAVVLWYGSWLALRDALTPGDVLVFLTYLKNAFKPVQNFAKYTGRLAKATASGERILDVLEETPDVQDLPGSITAPSFRGDVEFDRVSFGYEPDQVLLNNINLKVQAGQQVAMVGTSGGGKSTLVSLLMRLYEPISGAVKIDGRDLREYTLDSMRSQISVVLQDSLLFAATIRENIAYGVSNVSEDEIIAAAKLANAHQFITALPEGYDTVVGERGATLSGGQRQRIAIARAAIRQAPILILDEPTTGLDKENEQVVIEALQRLAQNRTTFIITHDLHLATRADLIIYIEGGQIKERGSHSELMSCKGRYAALYQMQSAVGGK; translated from the coding sequence ATGGCAGCGAGCAAATCTTTACAACAGTCTATTCCTGGATTATGGAGGGTTTTGCGTTATTTCTCTCCTTACATTCGCAAACAGCAAAAATTAATACTTATTAGTGGAATTGCTTTAGTTGCTGATGTAGGGTTGCGCGTCCTCGAACCTTGGCCACTCAAGTTTGTGTTTGATTACGTTCTGATTCAAAATCAACCACCAACAAACTTACCCTTTTTGGTTAATCTTCCTCCCATCTGGTTGCTGACTGTTTCCGCCCTAGCTGCGATCGCAATTCCAGCATTACGCGCTCTTGCTGCTTATTGGAGTACGATAGGGTTAGCCATGGTAGGAAGTCGAGTCATTGCTGAAGTACGCGAACGTCTTTATCGCCATCTGCAAAATCTTTCTCTTTCCTACCATACTAAAGCCAGAAGCGGTGACCTAATTGTTAGAGTCAGTAGCGATGCCAGTAGACTACAAGAAGTTTTAATTACAGCAGCCTTACCCCTATTAGTTAGTATTTTGACTCTGTTCGGAATGTTGGGGGTAATGTTCTGGATGGATCGCGATCTCACTCTACTTTCTTTACTCACACTGCCTTGGTTTGCTTTATTGGCAACTCGTTTAAGCGATCGCATTCGCGAGTCTTCTCTCAAACAACGTAAGCGAGAAGGTGCAGTAGCTGCTACGGCAGCCGAGTCTATTGCTGCGATCAAACTAGTTAAAGCCCTCTCTCTTCAGGAACCATTTGCTCAAATCTTTGCTCAACAAAATCAAAGTAGTCTTAATGAAAGTGTCCAAACTCAACAATTGGCTTCTCATTTAGAACGAACAGTTGATGTCGTCATTGCCATTGGGACAGCAGTAGTACTATGGTATGGTTCATGGCTGGCATTGCGAGATGCCCTCACTCCTGGAGATGTACTAGTATTTCTTACCTATCTGAAGAATGCCTTTAAACCAGTCCAAAATTTTGCCAAATATACAGGAAGATTAGCCAAAGCTACTGCTTCGGGAGAAAGAATTTTAGATGTTTTAGAAGAAACTCCCGATGTCCAAGATTTGCCTGGTTCAATTACTGCACCTTCTTTTCGCGGTGACGTAGAATTTGATCGCGTTAGTTTTGGTTACGAACCAGATCAAGTGCTGTTAAACAATATCAATTTAAAAGTTCAAGCAGGACAACAAGTAGCCATGGTGGGAACTTCTGGCGGTGGTAAATCTACCCTGGTTAGCTTGCTAATGCGTCTTTACGAGCCTATTTCTGGTGCAGTTAAAATCGACGGACGAGATCTGCGAGAATACACTTTAGATTCTATGCGATCGCAAATTAGTGTCGTTCTCCAAGACAGTCTTTTGTTTGCTGCTACCATTCGTGAAAATATTGCCTATGGAGTATCTAATGTCAGCGAAGATGAGATTATCGCTGCTGCCAAACTTGCCAATGCTCATCAGTTTATTACTGCACTTCCCGAAGGCTACGATACAGTTGTAGGAGAACGCGGTGCAACTCTTTCTGGAGGACAAAGACAAAGAATTGCGATCGCTCGTGCTGCCATCCGTCAAGCACCAATTCTGATTCTTGATGAACCTACTACTGGTTTAGATAAAGAAAATGAACAGGTTGTCATTGAAGCTTTACAAAGACTCGCTCAAAACCGCACAACTTTTATCATTACCCACGATCTTCATCTTGCTACCCGTGCTGATTTAATTATTTATATAGAAGGCGGACAAATCAAAGAGCGAGGCAGTCACTCAGAATTAATGAGTTGTAAAGGTCGTTATGCAGCCCTTTATCAAATGCAGTCGGCAGTTGGCGGAAAGTAG
- a CDS encoding glycosyltransferase: protein MRIAYLCADPGVPVFGHKGCSIHVQEILRSLLKLGHQVSLFAVRLGDEPPADLANIDVYRLPPIPKGEQSMREQVALSINPDLRLELELAGSFDLIYERYSLWSYSGMEYAQAQGIPGILEVNAPLIEEQAKHRGLINRTGAEVVAQRVFTAASQIVAVSTPIKNYLTNYVSPEKVHVIPNGVNHNRFALPLVPTFPPNSETFVVGFVGSLKPWHGLAILTDAFARLHHKVPQARLLIVGDSPEREKIEANFSARELQSAVHFTGAVIPEQIPGLLASMNVAVAPYHDHTDFYFSPLKVYEYMAAGLPVVTSSIGQLTELIEDGVNGILCPPGDAGALAKALELIWHSPELARSLGNLARHHVLQNHTWDAIAVQILALANASQLVGGLR from the coding sequence ATGCGTATTGCTTATCTTTGCGCCGATCCAGGCGTTCCAGTTTTCGGTCACAAAGGATGTTCGATCCACGTTCAAGAAATACTGCGATCGCTCTTAAAACTCGGTCATCAAGTGAGTTTGTTTGCAGTTCGTTTGGGAGATGAGCCACCTGCTGATTTAGCTAACATTGATGTTTATCGTTTGCCTCCCATTCCTAAAGGAGAGCAGTCAATGCGAGAACAAGTTGCTTTATCAATCAATCCAGATCTACGGCTAGAACTTGAATTAGCAGGTTCTTTTGACCTTATTTATGAGCGTTATTCTCTCTGGAGTTATAGTGGCATGGAATATGCCCAAGCTCAAGGAATTCCAGGTATTTTAGAAGTTAATGCACCCCTGATTGAAGAACAGGCAAAGCATCGAGGCTTAATTAATCGCACAGGGGCTGAAGTTGTGGCTCAACGAGTTTTTACAGCAGCGAGTCAAATTGTGGCTGTTTCTACACCAATTAAAAATTATTTAACTAACTATGTCAGTCCCGAAAAAGTCCACGTCATTCCTAATGGTGTCAATCACAATCGCTTTGCTTTGCCTTTAGTTCCAACTTTTCCTCCGAATTCAGAAACTTTTGTTGTAGGATTTGTGGGTAGTTTGAAACCCTGGCATGGTTTAGCAATTTTGACCGATGCTTTTGCTCGTCTGCATCACAAAGTACCTCAAGCAAGACTTTTGATTGTGGGAGATAGTCCCGAACGAGAAAAAATAGAAGCCAATTTCTCTGCACGGGAATTACAATCTGCGGTTCATTTTACAGGGGCTGTCATACCCGAACAAATTCCAGGATTGCTTGCTTCGATGAACGTTGCAGTTGCTCCCTACCACGATCATACCGACTTTTATTTTTCTCCGCTCAAAGTCTACGAATATATGGCAGCAGGATTACCTGTAGTAACTAGTTCTATCGGACAACTTACTGAGTTAATTGAAGATGGCGTTAATGGTATACTTTGCCCTCCTGGAGACGCAGGGGCATTAGCCAAAGCTTTGGAACTAATCTGGCATTCGCCCGAACTAGCAAGGAGTCTGGGTAATTTGGCTCGTCATCACGTCTTACAAAATCATACTTGGGATGCGATCGCTGTGCAAATCCTAGCCTTAGCAAATGCTAGTCAACTCGTAGGAGGGCTTAGGTAA
- a CDS encoding Glycosyl transferase, group 1, with product MLLQKPLRVGYVLKRYPRYSETFVVNEILAHEAVGLDIEIFALRPPEDTHFQNIISQVRAPVHYIRRPAQGRKSESLNSLAPTAASYFWAELQEASLVIPNFWSKLSVAQGEMDSTVYQAAWLAREIKLKNITHLHAHFGTVATSVARLASHFTGVPYTFTAHAKDIFHESVDHEDLSRKLSDASAVVTVSDFNLKYLQDTYGAAAERVQKIYNGLDLSQLSYQSPLHRPPLIVFVARLIEKKGVLILVDACAKLRDWGCEFRCQIIGTGSLQEQLQQRIQQLNLNSVVEIVGPRPQNEVFEAIQQASVFAAPYVIGSDGNRDGLPTVLLEAMALGTPCVATDVTGIPEIIRHQQTGLLVPQHDAEALAHALKQLLNNSTERQQLSLQARKLIENSFDIHRNTASLRTLFQPTNKTINQQVLQEV from the coding sequence ATGTTGCTCCAAAAACCGCTGCGCGTTGGTTACGTACTGAAACGCTATCCCCGTTATTCTGAAACCTTTGTGGTCAATGAAATTTTGGCTCATGAAGCGGTAGGACTTGACATCGAAATCTTTGCCCTGCGTCCTCCTGAAGATACCCATTTTCAAAACATTATTTCCCAGGTACGCGCCCCTGTTCATTATATCCGTAGACCAGCACAAGGACGAAAAAGCGAATCACTCAACAGTCTAGCTCCTACAGCAGCAAGCTATTTTTGGGCAGAGTTACAAGAAGCCAGCCTAGTCATCCCCAATTTTTGGTCAAAGTTGAGTGTAGCGCAGGGAGAAATGGATAGTACCGTTTATCAGGCTGCTTGGTTGGCACGGGAAATAAAATTAAAAAATATTACTCATCTCCACGCTCACTTTGGTACGGTAGCAACCAGTGTTGCCCGTCTTGCCTCTCACTTTACAGGCGTTCCCTACACTTTCACTGCCCACGCCAAGGATATTTTTCATGAAAGCGTCGATCATGAAGATCTGAGCAGAAAACTCAGCGATGCTTCAGCCGTTGTTACTGTGAGTGATTTTAACCTTAAATATCTTCAAGACACTTATGGTGCTGCTGCGGAGCGAGTCCAAAAAATTTATAACGGATTAGATTTATCACAGTTAAGTTATCAATCGCCCTTACACCGTCCACCATTAATCGTTTTTGTCGCTCGACTGATTGAGAAAAAAGGCGTATTAATTTTAGTTGATGCTTGTGCCAAACTGAGAGATTGGGGTTGTGAATTTCGCTGTCAAATTATCGGGACAGGTTCGCTCCAAGAACAGTTACAGCAACGCATTCAACAATTAAATTTAAACTCGGTTGTAGAAATTGTTGGTCCTCGTCCCCAAAATGAGGTATTTGAAGCCATACAACAAGCATCTGTATTTGCTGCCCCCTATGTAATTGGTTCAGATGGCAATCGAGATGGTTTGCCAACCGTGCTATTAGAAGCGATGGCATTAGGAACACCATGCGTAGCAACTGATGTTACTGGAATTCCAGAAATTATCCGACACCAACAAACTGGCTTATTAGTACCTCAACACGATGCTGAGGCTTTAGCTCATGCCCTCAAACAACTTTTAAACAATAGTACTGAAAGGCAGCAATTATCACTACAGGCAAGAAAACTGATTGAAAATTCTTTTGACATTCACCGCAACACCGCTTCTTTGCGGACGTTATTCCAACCAACCAATAAAACAATTAACCAACAAGTACTTCAAGAGGTTTAA
- a CDS encoding PAS/PAC Sensor Signal Transduction Histidine Kinase gives MTSSQKTILIVDDNFEDRQTYDRYLNKDGIYSYTTIEAETGEEGLELYHRQNPDLILLDFFLPDMNGLEFIQELKTNYARLSPIIMLTGAGNEEIAVQAMKAGVQDYLIKEKTDAEILRFAVRNILEQARLQQLAERNENKFRVSVENMLDCYGIYTSIRARNHKIVDFRSEYLNNAACQADLFNFQQLNNQNLGELVTFYPQAELFDLCCQVVETDEAIFREYAISLENQAKLFEIKINKLEDGFVAVWRDITELKQIEKSLKEREEKFRILVTQAPVGIFQTDCQGECLFVNLRWLEITGLSFAEAMGQGWSKALHPEDRLRIYQEWYESAQSGKEFVSEYRFQSPRGKVTWVSGRAVAIYSDRGEQIGCFGIIVDITERKQAETLLNKQKEQLIRVNRDLKQATSLLQKRNRELDEFTYTVSHDLKAPLRAIANLSTWIEEDLGDGLDENIKHNLELLKNRVGRMHNFIESLLDYARIGREQTPIEAIAVKDLLHEIVDSLSPPPTLVVNIAKFLPTFETQKIALQQVFTNLISNAIKHHHSQTGTIKISVTEDDQFYYFSVSDDGPGISAQNQERIFGIFQTLSGNDSGNSGIGLSIVKKIVESQGGTIELESQVGQGSTFRFSWLKSITDN, from the coding sequence ATGACATCTTCTCAAAAAACAATTTTAATTGTTGACGATAATTTTGAAGATCGCCAAACTTATGATCGCTATTTAAACAAAGATGGCATTTACAGTTACACAACGATTGAAGCTGAGACTGGAGAAGAGGGATTAGAACTTTATCATCGCCAGAATCCAGATCTGATCTTGCTTGATTTTTTCTTGCCAGATATGAATGGACTTGAATTTATTCAAGAGTTAAAAACAAATTACGCTCGCTTGTCGCCGATCATTATGCTGACAGGAGCAGGAAACGAAGAAATTGCAGTCCAAGCGATGAAAGCGGGTGTTCAAGATTATTTAATTAAAGAAAAAACCGACGCTGAAATTCTTAGATTTGCTGTCCGCAACATTCTCGAACAAGCTCGTCTACAACAGCTAGCTGAACGTAATGAAAACAAATTTCGTGTCTCTGTAGAGAATATGCTTGATTGTTATGGTATTTACACTAGCATTCGCGCGCGCAATCATAAAATCGTTGATTTTCGGAGCGAGTATCTTAATAACGCTGCTTGTCAAGCAGATTTGTTTAATTTTCAGCAATTAAATAACCAAAATCTTGGCGAATTAGTCACGTTTTATCCTCAAGCTGAATTGTTTGATCTCTGTTGCCAAGTGGTTGAAACTGATGAAGCTATTTTTAGAGAATATGCAATTTCTTTAGAAAACCAAGCTAAATTGTTTGAAATTAAAATTAATAAGCTAGAAGATGGGTTTGTTGCCGTCTGGCGTGATATTACTGAACTTAAACAGATAGAAAAATCTCTTAAAGAGAGGGAAGAAAAATTTAGAATTTTAGTTACACAAGCTCCTGTTGGTATCTTTCAAACTGATTGCCAAGGAGAATGTTTATTTGTTAATCTTCGTTGGTTAGAAATAACTGGTCTTTCTTTTGCAGAAGCAATGGGTCAAGGTTGGAGTAAGGCGTTACATCCCGAAGACAGACTTAGAATTTACCAAGAATGGTATGAATCTGCACAATCTGGAAAAGAATTTGTTTCCGAATATCGCTTTCAATCTCCTCGAGGCAAAGTAACTTGGGTTTCTGGACGAGCGGTAGCTATTTACAGCGATCGCGGAGAGCAAATTGGTTGTTTCGGGATTATAGTTGATATAACCGAACGCAAACAAGCCGAAACTTTATTAAATAAACAAAAAGAACAATTAATTAGAGTCAATCGAGATTTAAAACAAGCTACTTCTTTATTACAAAAACGGAATCGAGAACTAGACGAGTTTACCTATACAGTTTCCCACGATCTCAAAGCACCATTAAGAGCGATCGCTAACCTCTCAACTTGGATTGAAGAAGACTTAGGAGATGGACTCGACGAAAATATTAAGCATAACTTAGAGCTATTGAAAAATCGAGTTGGTCGAATGCATAATTTTATTGAATCTCTGTTAGATTATGCACGAATCGGAAGAGAACAAACGCCAATTGAAGCGATCGCCGTGAAAGATTTACTTCATGAGATTGTTGATTCTCTCTCTCCACCTCCAACATTGGTAGTTAACATAGCTAAATTTTTACCTACTTTTGAAACTCAGAAGATTGCCCTCCAGCAAGTTTTTACTAACCTAATTAGTAACGCGATCAAACACCACCACAGTCAAACAGGAACGATTAAAATCTCTGTTACAGAAGATGACCAATTTTATTATTTTTCAGTTAGTGACGATGGGCCAGGCATTTCTGCCCAAAATCAAGAGCGAATCTTTGGTATTTTTCAGACTTTATCAGGAAACGACTCTGGCAATAGCGGAATTGGTTTGTCGATTGTCAAAAAAATAGTTGAGAGTCAAGGCGGGACTATTGAGTTAGAGTCTCAAGTCGGTCAAGGTTCGACCTTTCGTTTTTCTTGGCTAAAATCAATCACTGATAACTGA
- a CDS encoding putative rubredoxin reductase, translating to MKEIIVAKTTDLRDGQMQQIPVDDSQILLAKIKGKFYATGAFCTHYGAPLAKGVLHGERVVCPWHNACFKMTNGNLQEPPALDNLPSFPVRIEGENVLVKLPEKISDGCTPKMSNYDPEKDRRVFVILGAGSAGSAAAETLRQEGFQGKIILISQEANLPYDRTKLSKNYLQGKASEDSLPLRSCEFYQEYEIELRFGQPVTKVDTFTKTITLADNATFTYDALLVATGGKARKLNVPGSDLDNVFTLRQVEDAQHILNTVKQAKQAVIIGSSFIAMEAAASLRQQGIEVTVVSPSSVPFAKILGEEVGKMFQQLHEEKGVKFYLKTKVTELQGNGKVATVVLDNGERIDTDLVLVGIGVEPITDYLIGVELAEDRSIPVSEYLQAAAPDLYAAGDIATFPYAPIGKPTRIEHWRLAAQHGRIAAYNMVNPRPTKFDSIPFFWSGQYDLKLRYVGHATEWDQVVIDGDLKEQKFLAFYVKDRRILAVAGCGRDRDIAAIAELMRLEQMPNADQIQNTDWVEKLNSLN from the coding sequence ATGAAAGAAATTATAGTAGCTAAAACTACAGATTTACGGGATGGACAAATGCAACAAATTCCCGTAGATGATTCGCAAATTTTGTTAGCTAAAATTAAGGGCAAATTTTATGCAACTGGGGCATTTTGTACCCATTACGGCGCACCTTTAGCAAAAGGTGTTTTACACGGAGAAAGAGTAGTTTGTCCTTGGCACAATGCTTGTTTTAAGATGACTAATGGTAATCTTCAAGAACCGCCTGCACTAGATAATTTACCTAGTTTTCCTGTCAGAATTGAAGGGGAAAATGTGCTGGTAAAACTACCAGAAAAAATTTCCGATGGTTGCACACCAAAAATGTCTAATTACGATCCTGAAAAAGATCGGCGCGTCTTTGTTATTCTTGGTGCTGGTTCGGCTGGTTCGGCAGCAGCAGAAACGCTTCGTCAGGAAGGATTTCAAGGCAAAATAATTTTAATTAGTCAGGAAGCAAATTTACCTTATGACCGTACTAAACTGAGTAAAAATTATCTTCAAGGCAAAGCTTCAGAAGATTCTTTACCGCTGCGTTCCTGTGAATTTTATCAAGAATATGAGATCGAATTACGTTTTGGTCAACCAGTAACGAAAGTAGATACTTTTACCAAGACTATTACTTTAGCAGACAATGCTACTTTCACCTACGATGCTTTGTTAGTCGCTACTGGGGGTAAAGCTAGAAAACTCAATGTACCTGGATCGGATTTAGATAATGTTTTCACTCTACGACAAGTCGAAGATGCCCAACATATTCTCAATACCGTCAAACAAGCTAAACAGGCAGTAATTATTGGTTCTAGCTTTATCGCTATGGAAGCAGCAGCGAGTCTGAGACAACAAGGAATTGAAGTAACGGTAGTTTCTCCTAGTTCTGTTCCTTTTGCCAAAATCCTTGGGGAAGAAGTAGGCAAGATGTTTCAACAACTCCATGAAGAAAAGGGAGTCAAGTTTTATTTAAAAACCAAAGTAACTGAGTTGCAAGGTAACGGTAAAGTAGCAACGGTAGTTTTGGACAATGGCGAACGAATTGATACAGATTTGGTACTGGTGGGGATTGGTGTAGAACCTATCACAGACTATTTAATTGGAGTAGAATTAGCTGAAGATCGTAGTATTCCCGTCAGCGAATACTTACAAGCAGCAGCACCAGATTTATATGCAGCAGGCGATATTGCTACTTTTCCTTATGCACCTATAGGGAAACCTACTCGGATCGAACATTGGAGATTAGCAGCCCAACATGGACGCATCGCTGCTTATAATATGGTTAACCCTAGACCAACTAAATTTGATTCGATTCCTTTCTTTTGGTCAGGACAATATGACCTTAAATTGCGTTATGTGGGACACGCTACTGAATGGGATCAAGTTGTCATTGATGGCGATTTAAAAGAACAAAAATTTCTGGCTTTTTATGTCAAAGATCGTCGTATTCTCGCTGTAGCAGGTTGCGGACGAGATCGAGACATTGCTGCGATTGCAGAATTGATGCGTTTAGAACAAATGCCCAATGCAGATCAAATTCAAAATACTGATTGGGTGGAAAAATTAAACAGTCTTAATTAG
- a CDS encoding dehydrogenase subunit-like protein, which translates to MTQHYDLIIIGAGAGGGTLAYALAATGKRILILERGGYLPREKDNWNPEAIFQDHKYQTKEEWLDKDNQVFSPEAYYNVGGNTKVYGAALQRMREADFGEVQHYDGVSPAWEISYSEFESYYLRAESLYKIHGVRGEDPTEPPTSAEYPFKSFRHEPRIQQIADGLEDLGLHPFHLTLALNHDEDNSAQHPCIRCDTCDPYPCLVNGKCDAQVTCVDPALQHDNVELLINTRVTKLITDATGTRVIAVEAEKESKIIQFTADTFVISCGAINSAVLLLKSKSDRHPQGLANSSGMVGRNLMLHNHSALIAVADQPNDTIFQKTLGVNDFYFQGLNQNYPLGQIQLTGKAKWNRLKAFMPNSVPQSSLEYIAKHSVDWWLTTEDLPRWENRVTVNSEGKIKVDYQANNLKPHQDLIDIWTNYLKKLDFFLFFSKKMPIEVGWHQAGTCRFGSDPTKNVLDLNCCTHDVDNLYVVDGSFFPAMGAVNPTLTIIANALRVADHLKNQ; encoded by the coding sequence ATGACGCAACACTACGACTTAATCATTATTGGTGCGGGTGCTGGTGGTGGCACTCTTGCCTATGCCTTAGCAGCTACAGGTAAACGCATTTTAATTTTGGAAAGAGGTGGATATTTACCCAGAGAAAAAGATAATTGGAATCCTGAAGCTATTTTTCAAGACCACAAATATCAAACTAAAGAAGAATGGTTAGACAAAGATAATCAAGTTTTTAGTCCTGAAGCTTATTACAATGTCGGTGGTAACACCAAAGTTTATGGTGCTGCGCTACAACGAATGCGAGAAGCAGATTTTGGTGAAGTGCAACATTATGATGGTGTTTCCCCTGCTTGGGAAATTTCTTATAGTGAGTTTGAATCTTATTATCTTCGTGCCGAAAGTTTATATAAAATCCACGGTGTAAGAGGAGAAGACCCCACTGAACCACCAACTTCCGCAGAATATCCTTTTAAATCCTTTCGTCATGAACCTCGTATTCAACAAATAGCTGATGGACTAGAAGATTTAGGACTTCATCCTTTTCATCTTACTTTGGCATTAAACCATGATGAAGATAATTCTGCACAGCACCCTTGCATTCGCTGCGATACTTGCGATCCCTATCCTTGTTTAGTCAATGGTAAATGTGATGCCCAAGTTACTTGTGTCGATCCTGCTTTACAACACGACAATGTTGAACTGTTGATTAATACTCGCGTAACCAAATTAATAACTGATGCCACTGGAACAAGAGTAATAGCCGTAGAAGCAGAAAAAGAAAGCAAAATCATTCAATTTACCGCAGATACTTTTGTTATCTCTTGTGGAGCAATTAATTCTGCTGTTTTACTCCTCAAATCTAAAAGCGATCGCCATCCCCAGGGATTAGCTAACTCTTCAGGAATGGTAGGGCGTAATTTAATGTTACACAATCATTCAGCCTTAATTGCTGTTGCCGACCAACCCAACGATACTATCTTTCAAAAAACCTTGGGAGTGAACGATTTTTATTTTCAAGGACTAAATCAGAATTATCCCCTCGGACAAATCCAACTTACGGGTAAAGCCAAATGGAATAGATTAAAAGCCTTTATGCCCAACTCTGTACCTCAATCTAGCTTGGAGTATATAGCCAAACATTCGGTTGATTGGTGGTTAACTACAGAAGATTTACCACGTTGGGAAAACCGCGTTACTGTTAATTCTGAAGGCAAAATCAAGGTTGATTATCAAGCTAATAATCTCAAACCACACCAAGATTTAATTGATATTTGGACAAATTATCTCAAGAAATTAGATTTTTTCCTATTTTTTAGCAAAAAAATGCCGATTGAAGTAGGTTGGCATCAAGCAGGAACTTGTCGTTTTGGTTCCGACCCTACGAAAAATGTTCTCGACCTCAACTGTTGTACTCATGATGTCGATAATCTCTATGTTGTTGATGGTAGCTTTTTCCCAGCTATGGGTGCAGTTAATCCTACTTTGACAATTATTGCTAATGCTTTGAGAGTAGCAGATCATCTCAAAAATCAATAA
- a CDS encoding alpha amylase catalytic region, translated as MTSIIEFQLFAPYNKEANLIGSFSDWQPIAMEKGDDGYFKTTVELEDGEYRYKFQVRSKSWFLEPDQWIDIVDPYATDIDEYTQNGILRIKEGEKILDTYVWQHDDQPLPSDHELVIYELHVGDFSGGEDDPKVRGRYQHVTEKLDYLIDLGINAIELMPVKENPGEYSWGYSPQHFFAAESNYGSTYELKRLIDECHAKGIRVIMDGIYNHTNTECPLTQIDHDYWFHHEPRDPDNSWGPEFNYEHYDENLDLKPAWKFVGDTVDYWVKEYHIDGIRYDAARQLDNYDFMHWIVNRTKEVAGSKPFYNIAEHIPENPAITNLDGPMDGCWHDSFYHTVKAHICGDRFDLEELKNVIDCKRQGFLGATNVINYLTNHDHQRIMSELADRDIFDEAAFKRFKLGVALLMTAVGVPLVWMGEEFADYHPLSQESNKIDWNLLKNELNQSLHAYYKGLIHLRKNNHALYTENIEFFYEDPETKVVAYTRWNDEGSRVVVVANFSDQYLGGYTVPNFPADGTWHEWTGDYDIEAGENQIMIDLPEYEAKVFVK; from the coding sequence ATGACAAGTATAATAGAATTTCAATTATTTGCTCCCTATAATAAAGAAGCTAACCTAATCGGTTCTTTTTCAGATTGGCAACCGATTGCGATGGAAAAAGGTGATGACGGCTATTTTAAAACTACAGTTGAACTTGAAGACGGTGAATATCGCTATAAATTTCAAGTTCGTTCAAAAAGTTGGTTTCTAGAACCAGACCAATGGATAGATATTGTCGATCCTTACGCAACTGATATTGACGAATATACTCAAAACGGAATTCTTAGGATTAAAGAAGGCGAAAAAATTCTTGATACCTACGTCTGGCAACACGATGACCAGCCTTTACCTTCCGACCATGAATTAGTAATCTACGAACTACATGTTGGCGACTTTTCTGGTGGTGAAGATGACCCCAAAGTCCGCGGTCGATATCAACACGTTACCGAAAAACTAGATTATTTAATCGATTTAGGGATCAATGCCATTGAATTGATGCCTGTCAAAGAAAATCCTGGTGAATATAGTTGGGGTTATAGTCCGCAACACTTTTTTGCTGCTGAGTCTAACTATGGTTCTACCTACGAACTAAAACGTTTGATTGATGAATGCCATGCCAAAGGCATCCGAGTGATTATGGATGGGATTTACAATCACACCAATACCGAATGTCCTTTGACTCAAATCGATCATGATTACTGGTTTCATCACGAACCAAGAGATCCCGACAATAGTTGGGGACCAGAATTTAACTACGAACATTATGATGAAAATTTAGATCTCAAACCAGCTTGGAAGTTTGTTGGCGATACAGTTGATTATTGGGTCAAAGAATATCATATTGATGGTATCCGTTACGATGCTGCCCGACAACTCGATAACTACGATTTTATGCATTGGATTGTTAATCGCACGAAAGAAGTAGCAGGTAGCAAACCTTTCTATAATATCGCCGAACATATTCCCGAAAATCCTGCCATTACTAATTTAGATGGTCCAATGGACGGTTGTTGGCATGATAGCTTTTATCATACCGTGAAAGCTCATATCTGTGGCGATCGCTTTGACCTAGAAGAATTAAAAAATGTGATTGATTGCAAACGTCAGGGCTTTTTGGGCGCAACCAATGTGATCAATTATTTAACTAACCATGACCATCAACGCATCATGTCTGAGTTGGCAGATCGTGATATCTTTGATGAGGCAGCCTTTAAACGATTTAAGTTGGGTGTAGCTTTATTGATGACAGCAGTTGGTGTGCCATTGGTTTGGATGGGCGAAGAATTTGCTGATTATCATCCTCTTAGCCAAGAATCCAATAAAATTGATTGGAATCTTCTTAAAAACGAGCTTAATCAAAGTTTACACGCCTATTATAAAGGTTTAATTCATTTAAGAAAAAACAATCACGCTCTTTATACTGAAAATATTGAATTCTTCTACGAAGATCCTGAAACTAAAGTAGTCGCTTATACTCGTTGGAATGATGAAGGTTCAAGAGTCGTTGTGGTAGCCAATTTTTCTGACCAATATTTAGGTGGTTATACTGTACCCAATTTTCCTGCCGATGGAACTTGGCATGAATGGACGGGCGACTATGATATCGAAGCTGGTGAGAATCAAATCATGATCGACCTTCCAGAATACGAAGCCAAAGTGTTTGTCAAATAA